The DNA sequence GATGGTGACTCTCGTCTGTCAGCCTAACGTGCAGACTCACCACATCGGCGGTACGGAGCAGTTTCTCCAGCGGAACAAACTGTACCCCCAATGTCGCTGCGCGTGCCGCTGAGGGGTGATACGTCCACGCGATAACGTTCATCCCGATTGCCCGTCCCAGACGTGTCATCTCTGCCCCGATATGCCCCGTGCCTATAATTCCCAAGGTTTTGCCTTGAAGGTAAACGTTGTCCATACGGGGCCATTCACCCGCCTTCATAGATGTTGTCAGGAACGCCGCTCGTTTGGCGAGTGCGAACATCAATCCAAACCCGTGTTCCGCTACAACTGGGGCGGTCCGTCCGGGTTGATTGCAAACGGTAATTCCACGCTTTTTCGCTTCATCAAGTCCAATCATATCGGTGCCGATAGAGCAGAGCGAAATTAATTTGAGTTTCGGGAGTTGGCAGAGAATTTCATCGGACCATTTGACGATGCCGCGTGAATTGATGAGGATATCTGCATCTTCAGCACGGCGAATTTTTTCTTCGGAGGTTTCGGGTCGGTCGGTGTAGAGCACAACATCGCCATAAGGTTTGAGGCGTTCCAGATGCGCGGAACCTTGGATTTGCGGTGGCGAATCCCCAGGGACAACAATTTTTAATTTTCGCAGGGCGTTAGATGAAGTTTTTTGTTTCATAGCAGTTTTTGGGTTAGCGTCGCCTGCGTCCGTTGTAGCAGGCTTCGGTTTAGGCAAAAGAGGGTAGTCTCGGGATATCGTAATTGAACAGTCCTGTATCTCCATGGTTAAAAGGTTTAAAGAACTTTACAAAGACCTAATTAATCAGTTTATCTATTGAATCTGCCA is a window from the Candidatus Poribacteria bacterium genome containing:
- a CDS encoding phosphoglycerate dehydrogenase; its protein translation is MEIQDCSITISRDYPLLPKPKPATTDAGDANPKTAMKQKTSSNALRKLKIVVPGDSPPQIQGSAHLERLKPYGDVVLYTDRPETSEEKIRRAEDADILINSRGIVKWSDEILCQLPKLKLISLCSIGTDMIGLDEAKKRGITVCNQPGRTAPVVAEHGFGLMFALAKRAAFLTTSMKAGEWPRMDNVYLQGKTLGIIGTGHIGAEMTRLGRAIGMNVIAWTYHPSAARAATLGVQFVPLEKLLRTADVVSLHVRLTDESHHLIGERELGLMKQDALLINVARGGVIDTDALVAALNGGHLGGAAIDVYDQEPPPVDHPLLECEQVILTPHCADMTPEGVELLNEGAVDNIIAFLEGTPQNVVV